A single genomic interval of Rosistilla ulvae harbors:
- a CDS encoding DUF1559 domain-containing protein, producing the protein MRTRSIRPAFTLVELLVVIAIIGILVGLLLPAVQAAREAARRMQCTNNVRQIGLACHNYHSTIRRMPPGRLVYAGTNSAGAPTTVVTGFLAMLLPYMEGSNLHDIYDQNYGFDDVVNQTAVNMEVPAFTCPSTPGDRTMPIYAGWNMGWTTDPAALDPNLTAFETSYQGVRGIHRLQGDPLVSAFDSAAGILNETGSRFADITDGTSNTMLLFEMTGKPTHWLLGKQQPSVTNAQFYAYGPWAGNNGIGIYNWSDDGLSKGCDTCTKYINVDNTSSPYGFHPGVIVIVLADGSTRTLAETVDSEIFVDLCRKQDGNVLGDY; encoded by the coding sequence ATGCGCACGCGGTCTATCCGTCCCGCCTTTACGCTTGTTGAATTGCTTGTTGTCATCGCCATCATCGGCATTTTGGTCGGTCTTTTGCTGCCGGCGGTTCAGGCGGCTCGCGAAGCGGCTCGCAGGATGCAGTGCACCAACAACGTCCGCCAAATCGGTTTGGCTTGCCACAACTATCATTCCACGATACGGCGGATGCCTCCGGGGCGATTGGTCTACGCCGGGACCAATTCGGCTGGTGCTCCCACGACGGTCGTGACGGGGTTTTTGGCGATGCTGCTGCCCTATATGGAAGGATCGAATCTCCACGACATCTACGATCAAAACTACGGCTTTGACGATGTGGTGAATCAAACGGCGGTCAATATGGAAGTACCGGCGTTCACATGCCCGTCGACTCCCGGCGATCGAACGATGCCGATCTACGCGGGATGGAACATGGGGTGGACGACCGATCCCGCAGCGCTCGATCCGAACTTGACAGCGTTTGAAACGTCCTATCAGGGAGTCCGTGGGATCCATCGTTTGCAGGGGGATCCACTGGTCTCCGCCTTCGATTCGGCGGCGGGAATCTTGAATGAGACGGGCAGTCGGTTTGCGGACATCACCGACGGAACCAGCAATACCATGCTGTTGTTTGAAATGACTGGCAAACCAACCCATTGGTTGCTTGGAAAACAACAGCCTTCGGTAACCAATGCCCAGTTCTACGCTTATGGACCTTGGGCTGGAAACAACGGCATCGGAATCTACAACTGGAGCGACGACGGATTGAGCAAAGGTTGCGATACCTGCACCAAATACATCAACGTCGACAATACGTCTTCCCCTTATGGATTCCATCCCGGTGTGATCGTGATCGTTTTGGCGGATGGTTCGACCCGAACGCTTGCCGAAACTGTCGATTCGGAGATCTTCGTCGACCTGTGTCGCAAGCAGGATGGCAACGTTCTGGGCGATTATTGA
- a CDS encoding sigma-70 family RNA polymerase sigma factor: protein MVRFANQSSSHRWGSQSRTLSRSTSSNDNEGLEEYFADVSKTRLLTSAEEIAATKRIKKTGTVYRHCLLMHRRILPGIIDALTTVDARDVRIDTVIEVAPNDLPRIKFLRKAIPHVIESLLRIDHEDTVDRKLVAARRCSQARRQSALARLRRRRHSVRNLLNDLPVRVHILEAVFDATDCQSTSRQLDRISNRADDLRGHLTALKQDFVSHHLRLVIPIAKQYRGRGLGFLDLVQEGNAVLMKAIDKFDPDRGFRFSTYATWWIRQAISRAVAVQGRLVRVPQAAFSGVKQVRQTQEQFYRQHRRDPDPHEIARDAGMSFESTKRALGALRETVSIDDRLDDDRLTLAETLPEASETSDPAYLQEQENLRPMVLSMLGRLEPRERRIVELRFGIKDGIPRTLTQVSSAMSLSRERIRQIQTQALSKLEGMSEELDDF, encoded by the coding sequence ATGGTCCGCTTTGCCAATCAATCGTCGTCTCATCGCTGGGGCAGCCAGTCCCGCACACTAAGTCGATCCACTTCGAGCAACGACAACGAAGGCCTCGAAGAATATTTCGCCGACGTCTCGAAAACCCGTCTATTGACCTCAGCCGAAGAAATCGCCGCGACAAAGCGGATCAAAAAGACCGGCACCGTCTACCGCCACTGCTTGTTGATGCACCGTCGGATATTGCCTGGAATCATCGACGCTTTGACAACCGTTGACGCCCGCGACGTGCGGATCGACACCGTGATCGAGGTTGCCCCAAACGATCTGCCCAGGATCAAGTTTTTGCGCAAAGCGATCCCGCATGTCATCGAATCGTTGCTGCGGATCGACCATGAAGATACCGTCGATCGGAAACTGGTCGCCGCCCGCCGCTGCAGTCAGGCCAGACGACAATCGGCCCTCGCACGGCTCCGCCGACGCCGACATTCGGTCCGCAACCTATTGAACGACCTGCCGGTCCGCGTCCACATCTTGGAAGCGGTGTTCGATGCGACCGACTGTCAGTCCACATCGCGTCAACTGGATCGAATTTCCAACCGGGCCGACGATCTACGCGGTCACCTGACTGCGTTGAAGCAGGACTTCGTCAGTCACCATCTACGCCTGGTGATCCCGATCGCCAAACAATACCGCGGCCGCGGACTCGGCTTTCTCGACTTGGTTCAAGAAGGGAACGCGGTGTTGATGAAGGCTATCGACAAATTTGATCCCGATCGCGGCTTCCGCTTCAGCACCTACGCGACATGGTGGATTCGGCAAGCGATCAGCCGTGCGGTGGCGGTCCAAGGCCGGCTGGTCCGGGTACCTCAAGCCGCGTTCTCGGGAGTCAAACAGGTCCGTCAAACCCAAGAGCAATTCTACCGCCAGCATCGCCGCGATCCCGACCCACACGAGATCGCGCGGGATGCGGGGATGTCGTTTGAATCGACCAAGCGGGCGTTGGGAGCGCTGCGGGAAACGGTTTCCATCGACGATCGTTTGGACGACGACCGGTTGACGTTGGCCGAAACCCTGCCCGAAGCTTCGGAGACATCCGATCCCGCCTATCTGCAGGAGCAAGAGAACCTGCGCCCGATGGTGCTGTCGATGCTGGGCCGCTTGGAACCGCGTGAACGGCGGATCGTCGAATTGCGGTTCGGGATCAAAGATGGCATCCCACGAACGCTGACCCAAGTCAGCTCGGCAATGTCGCTGTCCCGCGAGCGGATCCGACAGATCCAAACCCAAGCGCTGTCAAAGTTGGAAGGGATGAGCGAAGAGCTCGACGACTTCTAA
- a CDS encoding alkaline phosphatase D family protein: MQTIVNSRRFLTLFCLLVACQLPTWAQPSSKSTAPAAGMGIMVGELTSTAAHVQVRLTVGENLVERDLPGAAGTVSFRLFKEGNDQVVAKQILKASEHRDFIARATFKSLQPGTRYRCETTITSGTDVGKPGPVARFKTLPAVDATAEVRFVVVTGMNYAKFHGDQRIDLKQHRVENNTNLPAPYAGVDKPLGYPALASILKLRPDFFIGTGDNVYYDTPDKPRAKTVTELRQKWHEQFIQPRFRDLFGEVPTYWMIDDHDFRKDDCDNSGNYSPTPVLGRRLMLEQLPVAQADDSDAKTYRTFRIGKDLQIWLTENRMYRSDNSMPDGPEKTIWGAEQKAWLMKSLEASDATFKLLISPTPMVGPDDKRKTDNHANIGGFRTERDQFFAWLKTKRIDNGNFFVVCGDRHWQYHAIDPSGIEEFSCGALVDANSRLGRKAGDPASTDPEGLIQQPYLQDPRSGGFLEVTLSPAGDSQPATLRFIWRDEQGVVLHETDKPAK; encoded by the coding sequence TTGCAGACTATCGTTAACTCGCGACGTTTCCTAACACTGTTCTGCCTGTTGGTCGCTTGCCAATTGCCCACATGGGCTCAACCGTCCAGCAAATCGACGGCACCGGCAGCCGGGATGGGGATCATGGTTGGCGAACTGACCAGTACGGCCGCCCATGTTCAAGTTCGGTTGACGGTTGGGGAGAATTTGGTCGAACGCGATTTGCCAGGAGCCGCTGGAACCGTTAGTTTCCGGTTGTTCAAAGAGGGAAATGATCAGGTCGTTGCCAAGCAGATTCTCAAGGCCAGTGAGCACCGCGACTTTATCGCCCGAGCGACCTTCAAATCGTTGCAGCCCGGGACTCGATACCGCTGCGAGACGACAATCACTTCGGGGACGGACGTCGGCAAGCCGGGACCGGTTGCACGGTTCAAGACATTGCCGGCGGTCGACGCGACTGCGGAGGTTCGGTTTGTCGTTGTGACGGGGATGAACTACGCCAAGTTTCATGGCGACCAACGAATCGATTTGAAGCAGCACCGGGTCGAAAACAACACCAATCTTCCGGCCCCCTATGCTGGTGTCGACAAACCGTTGGGCTATCCGGCGTTGGCGTCGATCTTGAAGCTGCGGCCCGACTTTTTTATTGGAACCGGCGATAACGTCTATTACGACACGCCGGACAAGCCCCGCGCCAAAACTGTCACCGAACTGCGGCAGAAGTGGCACGAACAGTTTATCCAGCCACGGTTTCGGGATCTGTTTGGCGAGGTCCCTACTTACTGGATGATCGACGATCACGATTTCCGGAAAGACGATTGTGATAATTCGGGAAACTACAGTCCCACGCCGGTTCTTGGCCGCCGGTTGATGTTGGAACAATTGCCCGTCGCCCAAGCGGACGATTCCGATGCCAAGACGTATCGCACGTTCCGGATCGGAAAGGATCTGCAGATCTGGCTTACGGAAAACCGGATGTATCGCAGCGACAATTCGATGCCCGATGGTCCCGAGAAAACGATCTGGGGTGCGGAGCAAAAAGCTTGGTTGATGAAGTCGTTGGAAGCGAGCGATGCAACGTTTAAGTTGTTGATCTCGCCGACTCCGATGGTCGGCCCCGATGATAAACGCAAGACCGACAATCACGCCAACATCGGTGGCTTTCGGACCGAACGGGACCAGTTTTTTGCCTGGTTGAAGACCAAACGGATCGACAACGGAAACTTCTTTGTCGTTTGCGGCGACCGGCATTGGCAATATCACGCGATCGATCCCTCTGGCATCGAAGAGTTCTCTTGCGGCGCGTTGGTCGATGCCAATTCGCGGCTCGGCCGGAAGGCGGGCGATCCCGCATCGACCGATCCCGAGGGTTTGATCCAACAGCCCTATTTGCAAGATCCGCGATCGGGAGGTTTCTTGGAAGTGACACTTTCGCCGGCCGGCGATTCGCAGCCCGCGACGCTGCGATTTATCTGGCGCGATGAACAGGGCGTCGTCTTGCACGAAACCGATAAACCGGCCAAATGA
- a CDS encoding CPBP family intramembrane glutamic endopeptidase produces the protein MSPLEIFSAVFGLFALAMVFGSLFTWSLGLRRLWQGGEFLPLERRTPVGWGVDGVIVSLGLVVLLANAASFIAQRGGWLELPEDPQKTPISLSDMSTLLTLEGGSRVLACGLVILWLVALYRSSALDLGFALRWSHLTAGLVGVVALLPPIYLLQALLTLWWVEYEHPVLELLQESGDPIYLLPMAMVAVVVAPLTEEFLFRVVLQGWLESKGMKDASPAGDSSGHVGMDAGASTYDGGAPSGEGLAGDGERSTAPDRTVPYWPILVSSLFFALAHLGHGPAPVTLFFLALGLGYLYRQTHSIWPSLMVHFCLNAITMIVAAVSMMLGEGL, from the coding sequence ATGAGCCCTCTGGAAATTTTCTCGGCTGTCTTTGGCCTGTTTGCGTTGGCAATGGTCTTCGGTAGCTTGTTCACGTGGTCGCTGGGACTGCGTCGGCTGTGGCAGGGGGGCGAGTTCTTGCCGCTGGAACGGCGCACGCCGGTGGGCTGGGGGGTCGATGGCGTGATCGTCTCCTTGGGGCTTGTTGTTCTGTTGGCCAATGCCGCCAGCTTTATCGCCCAACGGGGCGGTTGGTTGGAATTGCCCGAGGATCCGCAGAAGACGCCGATCTCGTTGTCGGATATGTCGACGTTGTTGACCCTTGAAGGAGGTTCGCGAGTCCTTGCTTGTGGTCTGGTGATCTTATGGTTGGTGGCCCTGTATCGGTCGAGCGCCTTGGATCTTGGGTTCGCCCTGCGTTGGTCGCACCTAACCGCGGGCTTGGTCGGAGTGGTCGCGTTGTTGCCCCCGATCTATCTGTTGCAGGCGTTGTTGACGCTGTGGTGGGTCGAATACGAACACCCGGTCTTGGAATTGCTGCAAGAATCGGGAGACCCGATCTATCTGTTGCCGATGGCGATGGTCGCGGTCGTTGTCGCACCCTTGACCGAAGAGTTTTTGTTTCGCGTCGTCCTGCAAGGCTGGTTGGAAAGCAAGGGGATGAAGGATGCATCGCCGGCTGGGGATAGCTCTGGCCATGTTGGAATGGATGCCGGTGCAAGTACTTACGATGGCGGTGCGCCGTCGGGAGAAGGGCTGGCTGGCGATGGGGAGAGATCGACAGCACCCGACCGGACCGTCCCATATTGGCCGATTCTGGTCAGCAGCCTGTTTTTTGCATTGGCCCATCTTGGCCATGGCCCTGCTCCGGTAACGCTTTTCTTCCTCGCTTTGGGGCTCGGATACCTCTATCGCCAGACGCATAGCATTTGGCCATCGTTGATGGTTCATTTTTGTTTGAACGCTATCACGATGATCGTCGCGGCGGTCAGCATGATGCTGGGGGAAGGATTGTAG
- a CDS encoding Do family serine endopeptidase, giving the protein MSLTKFDKRRAPWIVGLAITAMIGSTAAVHLQAESNQPRVTAAVANANSLSEAFRETARVVAPAVVTITSETEVANSSPQQGRPMDDEMMKRFFGEGSPFGEMFRGQPQMKPHHKPSADSSTRTGIGSGVVIDSSGLILTNNHVVADATNVMVKLADGREFKASEVKTDPKTDLAVLKIDGATGLVAARLGVSDRMEIGDWVLALGQPFGLEGTVTAGIISAKSRGIGITARENFLQTDAAINPGNSGGPLVNLAGEVIGINTAISSRSGGNNGVGFAIPIDEAKWVSDQLIKDGVVRRAMLGVAIQKVSHELAASFGVQSNHGVLVTDVVTASPAEKAGLKQGDVILSFSGREVHDPRGLQNVVEQSDPGAKQAIEIMRDGKKMTIEAVCEVQPDAKLASNGDSAAASKVESLGMEVSDLNADLARKLGLKDVHQGVVVTNVVEGSVADRAGLEPGNVITQVERKPVDSVEQFKALTEDHDLSDALLLLVKSDKGSRYLILKSGT; this is encoded by the coding sequence ATGAGTCTGACAAAATTTGATAAACGACGGGCCCCATGGATCGTAGGGCTCGCGATCACCGCGATGATTGGATCGACAGCGGCAGTGCACTTACAAGCCGAATCCAACCAGCCGCGGGTGACAGCAGCGGTCGCCAACGCGAATTCATTGAGCGAAGCGTTCCGCGAGACAGCTCGTGTCGTCGCTCCGGCAGTCGTCACGATCACCTCGGAAACCGAGGTCGCCAATTCATCGCCGCAGCAAGGCCGGCCGATGGACGATGAGATGATGAAGCGTTTCTTCGGCGAAGGATCTCCCTTCGGCGAGATGTTCCGCGGCCAACCTCAAATGAAACCGCATCACAAACCTTCGGCGGACTCATCCACGCGGACCGGGATCGGATCGGGTGTGGTCATCGATTCGTCGGGCTTGATCCTGACGAACAACCACGTCGTCGCCGATGCCACCAACGTGATGGTCAAATTGGCCGACGGGCGAGAATTCAAGGCGTCGGAAGTGAAAACCGATCCGAAGACCGATCTTGCCGTCCTGAAAATCGATGGTGCTACCGGACTGGTTGCCGCTCGATTGGGAGTTAGCGATCGGATGGAGATCGGCGACTGGGTGCTGGCCTTAGGTCAACCGTTTGGTCTCGAAGGGACCGTGACCGCGGGTATCATCAGCGCCAAAAGCCGTGGGATTGGAATCACAGCGCGTGAAAACTTCCTGCAAACCGATGCGGCGATCAACCCTGGAAACAGCGGTGGACCGTTGGTCAATCTGGCCGGCGAAGTGATCGGAATCAACACCGCGATCTCCTCGCGCAGCGGTGGCAACAACGGCGTTGGCTTTGCAATCCCCATCGATGAAGCCAAATGGGTCAGCGATCAATTAATCAAAGACGGCGTCGTTCGCCGAGCGATGTTGGGTGTTGCCATCCAAAAAGTAAGCCACGAATTGGCCGCCTCGTTTGGCGTCCAATCCAATCACGGCGTGTTGGTTACCGATGTCGTCACCGCTTCACCGGCCGAAAAGGCGGGACTCAAGCAAGGCGATGTGATCCTCAGCTTCAGCGGCCGCGAAGTGCACGACCCACGCGGTTTACAAAACGTGGTCGAACAAAGTGATCCCGGTGCGAAGCAAGCGATCGAGATCATGCGTGACGGCAAGAAGATGACGATCGAAGCGGTATGCGAAGTCCAACCCGATGCCAAGTTGGCCAGCAACGGTGACTCCGCCGCGGCTTCGAAAGTCGAATCGCTGGGGATGGAAGTCAGCGACCTGAACGCAGACCTGGCCCGCAAACTGGGACTCAAGGATGTCCACCAAGGCGTCGTCGTTACTAACGTTGTGGAAGGGAGCGTTGCGGACCGCGCCGGACTCGAACCAGGAAACGTGATTACGCAAGTCGAACGCAAACCCGTCGATTCGGTCGAACAGTTCAAAGCATTGACCGAGGACCACGATCTGTCCGACGCCTTGCTGCTGTTGGTCAAATCGGACAAAGGTTCGCGTTACCTGATCTTGAAGTCGGGAACGTAA